In the genome of Elephas maximus indicus isolate mEleMax1 chromosome 6, mEleMax1 primary haplotype, whole genome shotgun sequence, one region contains:
- the NIFK gene encoding MKI67 FHA domain-interacting nucleolar phosphoprotein isoform X2, translated as MADFSGPAKPLLSLNPQDQARFQKQVAQARRRATQQEKLTPGVVYVGHIPRGLFEPQLKAYFSQFGTVTRLKLSRSKKTGNSKGYAFVEFESDDVAKIVAETMNNYLFGERLLKCDFMPPEKVHEKVFKDWDVPFSKPSYPAVKRYNKKRSLTQKLRMEKRFKNKEKLLRKKLAKKGIVYNFPSLILPKKKKGNVSNTDLQSSTNSQILHVMMEKKKVSGTLSTPEKTVYSDKIGSTPVCTPTFLERRKCEVAEMNDDEEDKEIIFKQPVAGVKEEAQETQTSTRSGKKRQRRRKSKQ; from the exons ATGGCGGATTTTTCCGGCCCTGCTAAGCCCCTCCTGTCGCTGAACCCGCAGGACCAGGCCAGGTTTCAGAAGCAGGTGGCGCAGGCCCGCCGGCGCGCGACCCAG CAAGAAAAACTTACTCCTGGAGTAGTCTATGTGGGCCACATACCTCGAGGCCTTTTTGAACCCCAGCTCAAGGCATATTTCTCCCAGTTTGGCACTGTTACAAGACTCAAATTGTCCAGAAGTAAAaag ACTGGAAATAGCAAAGGCTATGCCTTTGTGGAGTTTGAGTCTGACGATGTTGCCAAGATAGTTGCTGAAACAATGAACAACTACCTTTTTGGTGAAAGACTCTTGAAGT gtgATTTTATGCCACCTGAAAAGGTACATGAAAAAGTGTTCAAAGACTGGGATGTTCCATTTTCAAAGCCATCATATCCAGCAGTAAAACGGTACAATAAGAAACGGTCACTTACTCAGAAGCTACGGATGGAGAAgcgatttaaaaacaaagaaaaattactcagGAAAAAGTTAGCTAAAAAAGGAATAGTGTATAATTTTCCATCATTG attttaccaaagaagaaaaaaggaaatgtttCAAACACAGATCTTCAGAGCTCTACGAATAGCCAG attttacatgtgatgatggaaaaaaaaaaagtttcaggcaCTCTTAGTACTCCTGAGAAGACTGTATACTCTGATAAAATT GGCTCCACACCAGTTTGTACACCAACATTTTTGGAGAGGCGAAAATGTGAAGTGGCTGAAATGAATGATGATGAGGAAGATAAAGAAATCATTTTCAAACAGCCTGTGGCTGGTGTAAAAGAAGAAGCACAAGAAACTCAAACATCTACCCgttcagggaaaaaaagacaacGACGACGAAAAAGCAAACAGTGA
- the NIFK gene encoding MKI67 FHA domain-interacting nucleolar phosphoprotein isoform X1: MADFSGPAKPLLSLNPQDQARFQKQVAQARRRATQQEKLTPGVVYVGHIPRGLFEPQLKAYFSQFGTVTRLKLSRSKKTGNSKGYAFVEFESDDVAKIVAETMNNYLFGERLLKCDFMPPEKVHEKVFKDWDVPFSKPSYPAVKRYNKKRSLTQKLRMEKRFKNKEKLLRKKLAKKGIVYNFPSLILPKKKKGNVSNTDLQSSTNSQGSTPVCTPTFLERRKCEVAEMNDDEEDKEIIFKQPVAGVKEEAQETQTSTRSGKKRQRRRKSKQ, from the exons ATGGCGGATTTTTCCGGCCCTGCTAAGCCCCTCCTGTCGCTGAACCCGCAGGACCAGGCCAGGTTTCAGAAGCAGGTGGCGCAGGCCCGCCGGCGCGCGACCCAG CAAGAAAAACTTACTCCTGGAGTAGTCTATGTGGGCCACATACCTCGAGGCCTTTTTGAACCCCAGCTCAAGGCATATTTCTCCCAGTTTGGCACTGTTACAAGACTCAAATTGTCCAGAAGTAAAaag ACTGGAAATAGCAAAGGCTATGCCTTTGTGGAGTTTGAGTCTGACGATGTTGCCAAGATAGTTGCTGAAACAATGAACAACTACCTTTTTGGTGAAAGACTCTTGAAGT gtgATTTTATGCCACCTGAAAAGGTACATGAAAAAGTGTTCAAAGACTGGGATGTTCCATTTTCAAAGCCATCATATCCAGCAGTAAAACGGTACAATAAGAAACGGTCACTTACTCAGAAGCTACGGATGGAGAAgcgatttaaaaacaaagaaaaattactcagGAAAAAGTTAGCTAAAAAAGGAATAGTGTATAATTTTCCATCATTG attttaccaaagaagaaaaaaggaaatgtttCAAACACAGATCTTCAGAGCTCTACGAATAGCCAG GGCTCCACACCAGTTTGTACACCAACATTTTTGGAGAGGCGAAAATGTGAAGTGGCTGAAATGAATGATGATGAGGAAGATAAAGAAATCATTTTCAAACAGCCTGTGGCTGGTGTAAAAGAAGAAGCACAAGAAACTCAAACATCTACCCgttcagggaaaaaaagacaacGACGACGAAAAAGCAAACAGTGA